The genomic segment GGGGGGGGGGGGGGGGGGGGGGCGGGGCGCCCCCCCCGGGGGGGGGGGGCGCCGGCCCGGGCGCCGGGCCCCGGGGGGGGGGGGCGGCCCGGGGGCCTGGGGAAACCCGGCGGTCCGGGTTTCCCCAGATCTCTTACGCGTGGTCGCGGCGTTTGAGGGGGCCCTTCAGCCTCAGGAGCGAGATCTTCGCGCGGAGCGTGTTGCGGTGGATGCCGAGGGACCTCGCCGCCGCGCCCATGTTCCCCGAGGCGCGCGTCACCGCCGTCACGACGTACTTCCTCTCGAATTCTTTTCTCGCGGTCTCGAGCGGGATTCCCTTGGATACGAGCTCGTCGATGATCCGCTGTAGCTGTCCGTCGAGCGTCACTGTGACCTCATCCTCCGCGTCGAAGTGAGCCCCCCCCTGGGGGGCGAAAGGGAAAGGAACCTATCACGGGGAGGCGCGGAGAGGAACGCCGCGGCGGTCGCCGGTCACCCACCCGCGGCGTTTCGCGCTACTTCAGCTCGACGAAGTCGCCGCGGCCCATGTAGTCGACCATCGACGTGACCTTCGCGACACAGGTCCGGCCCTTCGTCCAGAGCACGGCGGCCTCCCCGAGCAGCGTGCGGATCGTCCCGCTGTCGTTTCGCGTGCGGTAGATCGTCAGGAAGTCTCCCGGGTACAGGCCGTCCTGCTCTCCGAGGTCGAGGAAGACGACGGAGTCGGCCCCGACGGGCGTCGCGCGGTCCTTGACCTCGACGATGTGGCCGGTGATCTTCCCGGACGGCCGGTCGCACTGGGTGAGAGGCGCGCTCGACCTCACGAGAGGGATCGGGATCGGCTCGAACGGAATCAGCAGGTCGCCGATGTAGGACGGCTCGCACGATTCGGTGATCTCGAGGATCGCCGTCGTGTCCTGCACGCAGACGACCTTCAGGCGGGCCGGCGTGTGGTAGAAGCGGCCGATCGTGTCGGTGTACGAATCCACGCGGTAGACCTCGTGGCCCGGGCGGATCACCTGGAACTCCTGGCCGGCCATCAGGCCCTCGCGCGCGCCGACGTCGGAGTAGATGATGTCTCCCACCCCGAACATGTGGCGACTGTCCTCGTACTCGGCGGCAGCAATCTGGCCGGTCACGGGCTCGTTCTCCACACCGATCCAGCCCGCGCAGTAGATGTCGTCCTCGAACCCGACCGGGAAAGGCTGAGACCTCGTACTGCGGTCGGCCGACAGCTCCTCGATCACCGCCGGCTCTTCGACGGCCTCCTGTGGAACGGGCAGGGGGGCCGCCTCCGGGAGCCGCCGGGTACCGGCACCGGCGACCGGGAGAGAGAGCACGACTGCGGAAAGGGCGACCATCGCGGGGGCGAGAAACGTACGCTTCACGGCTCCGACCTCCTCGAGGACGCCACGGTGCGACCGCGCCCGACGGCCTCGGCTCGATTCTTCCGGACTTTCGGCACTAAGTTACCGCAAGGACGCCGTTTCTCAAAGCCCTGCCGCCGCCGTGGCTGCTGCGGGAGGGGCCACGGGCCTCGGGAGCTTCCGGAGGAAGCCGCTCTCCGGGAAGTCCCGACGGAGGCGGTCGAACAGTGCCCGTGCGTCCTCCTCCCGGCCGAGCTTGCGTTCCGTGATCCCGGCCCAGTAGAGAGCCTTGTCCATTTTGGAGTACTCGGGGAACGCGGCGAAGAGCCCCTCGAAGCGCTTGCGCGAGGCCTGCCAGGCGCTCCGCTTGAAATAGTACCTGGCGACGAGGAACTCGTGCTCGGCGAGGAGGTCGAGCATCGCCTTGTAGCGCGCCCGGGCCTCGGTCGCGTAGGGCGACACCGGGTAGTTCTGGAGAAGCTCGCGGTAGCTCTGGGCGGCGAGCCGGGTATTCGCCTGGTCCCGGTCGGGCTTCTCGGACTGCCGGTCCGACACCTGGGCGAGCCGGAAGAGGGCGTAGTCGGAGCGAGGGTGCGAGGGGTACCTGCTCCGGAAGTCCTTGAATCGCCCCTGGGCTTCCACGTAGCCGAGGACCGATTTCTCCTCGAAGAACGAGTCCGCCAGCCTCAGTGCGGCCTGCTTGCCGAGAGCGTCGTTCGCGTAGTTCTCCGCCACGAAACGGAGGTACTGCCGTCCGACCTCGTACTTGCGTTTTGCAACCAGCGCCTCTCCGCGCGCATACGCCTCCTCCTTCGACATCGTCAGGAGCTCGCGGGTCACGCTCGAAGGGTCCGTGGTCGAGCACGCCGCGCCGCCCAGGATGGCGAGGGCGAGGACGGCGCGGAGGGCGGTGACGGGAAGGGTTCTCTGGAACATTCGTTTCTCCGGATTCAGCCCGGCTGCGGCTCGGGCGAGGCGACGACGAAGGATAGGGTATCCCTGAGGCCGACGGCGGATCCCGCGAGCGGGAACTGCCTCAGGATCGTCCCGGCGGCGGCCCCCTCGTAGGGCTGCTCCCGGACGCCGCCAAGGCGGAACCCTCGCGCCTCGAAAGCCAGGCGGACCTTCTCGAAGTCGCGCCCGATCAGATCCGGCATGACGTAGAGAACGTCCGCCGGCCCTCGGTTCACGAGGACGTCGACCGGTGTGTCGGGCTCGGTGGAAGCGCCCGCGACGACTCCCTGCGCCACGACACCAGGGGGTCCGGGGAGGCGGATGGCCGATACGGCCCCCTCCCTCAGTCCCTCCCGCGCGAGAGCGAGCGCCGCCGTCCGGGCCGTCAGGCCCGCGAGGTCGGGGGACCGGACGATCTCGGGCCCCAGGGAAAGGAAGACCCGAAGGTCCTGTCCCGCCTTGACGGCCATTCCGACGGCGGGACTCTGCCCCCGGATGCGGTGGACGGCGATCTCCTCGTCGAACGCCTCCTGCGACCGGTCCACGACGACACGCAGGCCCCGCTCGGCCGCGAGTGCGGTCGCTTCGTCCACCGACCGCCCGGTCAGGTCGGGGACCTCCTCCGCCTTGCCGAGTACGAACCGGGAAAACGAAATCCAGGCCGCCACCCCGAGGATCCCGGCGAGGAGGAGGGCGTAGAGGATCCGTGCCAGTACGCCACTCATTCCGCCGGACTCTAGCAGGGGCCGTGCCTTGACCCCGGCTCCCCCGCCGGGGAGACTCCGTCTCCATGCCCGAACACTCCCGGGGAACGAAGCCCCACAAGCCGGCGGCGGCGCCCGCCCTCCCGCTTTCGAGGGCCGACCTCCACGTCCACACCAACGCGTCCATCTTCAAGTACTTCAAGGCGGCCAACAGTCACGATTCCTACAACGACCCGGACGAGGTCTACCGCCTGGCCAAGGCCCGGGGGATGGACTTCGTCACCTTCTCCGACCACGACACGGTCGAGGGGTGCCTGAGGTTCCAGGACCGTCATCCCGATCTCGACGACTTCTTCGTCTCGGTCGAGGTGGAGACCTGGTTTCCGAAGACCGGCCACCGGATCCACGTCAACGTCTTCGACCTCACCCGGCAGCAGCACGCCGTCATAGACCGGAAGCGCCGGAGCATCTTCGAGCTCGTCGACTATCTCCGGGCCGAGAACCTCCTCTACTCCGCCAATCACCTCTTCCAGTCGTACCGGATGCGCCAGGCCCCCGAGGTCTTCTTCGAGACGATGCTCACGCTCTTCGACGTCTTCGAGGTGAAGAACGGCTCGATGGCCTACCAGCACAACGCTCTCGTAGAGGACCTGATGATCGTGGCAAAGGAGAAGAGGGGCAGCCTCGCCCTCGTGGGGGGCTCGGACGCCCACACCTACCCCCCCGTCGCGTCGGTCTTCACGATGGCCCCCGGCCGGACCTGGCAGGAGTTCCTCGCATCGGTCCGGCGCGGCGAGTGCCTCTCCTGGGGCTCGGAGATGGGCTTCACGAAGGTCCTCGGAGACGTCTACCGGAGCATCGGAAAGCACTACCGGCAGGTCTCCGACCTGAAGAACCCCGAGTACACGCCCCGCGAGAAGGCGCAGCACATCTTCTTCTCGCTCATGTCCGTTCCCCTTTTCGCCAGCGGGTTTCCCGCGGCCGTCTTCAGCCTCAATTACGCCAAGCAGGTCGCCCTCTCGAAGAACCTGACGAAGCACTTCCGCAAGAAGGGCCTCTCCCGGTCGAGGGACGCATGACGAAGCGCACCACGGGCGCCGGACCCCTCGTAGGCGCCCACATGAGCGCGGCGGGCGGTCTCGCCCGCGCCGTGGACCGGGCCGTCGAGGCCGGCTGCCGGACCCTCCAGGTCTTCACGAAGAACTCGAACCAGTGGGCCGGCAAGCCCGTCGACCCGGGCGAGGCCGCAGCCTTTCGGGATGCCGCGACGAAGGCGGGCCTGGCTCCCCTCGTCTCCCACTCGGCCTACCTCATCAACCTCGCCTCCCCCGACCCCGTCGTCCGCGCCCGCTCCGCCGAGGCGCTCGTCGACGAGATCCATCGATGCGACGCGCACGGCATCCCCTTCCTCGTCCTCCATCCCGGCTCC from the Holophagales bacterium genome contains:
- the bamD gene encoding outer membrane protein assembly factor BamD: MFQRTLPVTALRAVLALAILGGAACSTTDPSSVTRELLTMSKEEAYARGEALVAKRKYEVGRQYLRFVAENYANDALGKQAALRLADSFFEEKSVLGYVEAQGRFKDFRSRYPSHPRSDYALFRLAQVSDRQSEKPDRDQANTRLAAQSYRELLQNYPVSPYATEARARYKAMLDLLAEHEFLVARYYFKRSAWQASRKRFEGLFAAFPEYSKMDKALYWAGITERKLGREEDARALFDRLRRDFPESGFLRKLPRPVAPPAAATAAAGL
- a CDS encoding PASTA domain-containing protein; translation: MSGVLARILYALLLAGILGVAAWISFSRFVLGKAEEVPDLTGRSVDEATALAAERGLRVVVDRSQEAFDEEIAVHRIRGQSPAVGMAVKAGQDLRVFLSLGPEIVRSPDLAGLTARTAALALAREGLREGAVSAIRLPGPPGVVAQGVVAGASTEPDTPVDVLVNRGPADVLYVMPDLIGRDFEKVRLAFEARGFRLGGVREQPYEGAAAGTILRQFPLAGSAVGLRDTLSFVVASPEPQPG